One region of Pan paniscus chromosome 5, NHGRI_mPanPan1-v2.0_pri, whole genome shotgun sequence genomic DNA includes:
- the ZBTB12 gene encoding zinc finger and BTB domain-containing protein 12, which yields MASGVEVLRFQLPGHEAATLRNMNQLRAEERFCDVTIVADSLKFRGHKVILAACSPFLRDQFLLNPSSELQVSLMHSARIVADLLLSCYTGALEFAVRDIVNYLTAASYLQMEHVVEKCRNALSQFIEPKIGLKEDGVSEASLVSSVSATKSLLPPARTPKPAPKPPPPPPLPPPLLRPVKLEFPLDEDLELKAEEEDEDEDEDVSDICIVKVESALEVAHRLKPPGGLGGGLGIGSSVGGHLGELAQSSVPPSTVAPPQGVVKACYSLSEDAEGEGLLLIPGGRASVGATSGLVEAAAVAMAARGAGGSLGAGGSRGPLPGGFSGGNPLKNIKCTKCPEVFQGVEKLVFHMRAQHFIFMCPRCGKQFNHSSNLNRHMNVHRGVKSHSCGICGKCFTQKSTLHDHLNLHSGARPYRCSYCDVRFAHKPAIRRHLKEQHGKTTAENVLEASVAEINVLIR from the coding sequence ATGGCCTCTGGGGTGGAAGTCCTGCGCTTCCAGCTGCCCGGCCACGAGGCCGCAACGCTACGGAACATGAACCAGCTCCGGGCAGAGGAGCGGTTCTGCGACGTGACCATTGTGGCCGACAGCCTCAAGTTTCGAGGCCACAAGGTCATCTTGGCCGCCTGCTCGCCCTTTCTGCGGGACCAGTTCCTGCTGAACCCCAGCTCGGAGCTGCAGGTCTCCCTGATGCACAGTGCACGTATCGTGGCCGACTTGCTCCTCTCCTGCTACACGGGCGCCTTGGAATTCGCTGTTAGGGACATCGTCAACTACCTTACAGCCGCCTCCTACCTGCAGATGGAGCACGTGGTGGAAAAATGCCGGAATGCCCTCAGCCAGTTCATTGAGcccaaaataggcctcaaagaggatGGGGTCAGTGAGGCTAGCCTTGTGAGCAGCGTCAGCGCCACCaagtccctcctccctccagccaGGACCCCAAAGCCAGCCCcgaagcccccacccccacctcctctaCCCCCTCCACTCCTGCGGCCAGTGAAGCTGGAGTTCCCACTGGATGAGGACTTGGAGCTGAAAGCCGAGGaagaggatgaggatgaggatgaggacGTGTCTGACATCTGCATCGTCAAGGTGGAGTCGGCCCTGGAGGTGGCACACCGGCTCAAACCCCCTGGAGGCCTGGGAGGGGGTCTGGGCATTGGAAGCTCCGTGGGTGGCCACCTTGGGGAGCTGGCCCAGAGCAGCGTGCCCCCCAGCACTGTAGCCCCACCGCAGGGTGTGGTGAAGGCCTGCTATAGCCTGTCGGAAGATGCAGAAGGGGAGGGCCTGCTGTTGATTCCCGGAGGCCGGGCCAGCGTGGGGGCCACCTCGGGCCTGGTGGAAGCAGCAGCGGTGGCCATGGCTGcccggggggcggggggcagccTGGGGGCGGGGGGCAGCCGGGGACCCCTGCCTGGGGGCTTCTCAGGTGGAAACCCCTTAAAGAACATCAAGTGCACCAAGTGCCCGGAAGTGTTCCAGGGCGTGGAGAAGCTGGTCTTCCACATGCGGGCGCAGCACTTCATCTTCATGTGCCCTCGCTGTGGCAAGCAGTTCAACCACAGCAGCAACCTCAACCGCCACATGAACGTGCATCGTGGTGTCAAGTCACACTCGTGCGGCATCTGCGGCAAGTGCTTCACACAGAAGTCCACCCTTCACGACCACCTCAACCTGCACTCGGGAGCGCGGCCCTACCGCTGCTCCTACTGCGACGTGCGCTTCGCCCACAAGCCTGCCATTAGGCGGCACCTCAAGGAGCAACACGGCAAGACCACGGCCGAGAACGTGCTGGAGGCCAGTGTGGCCGAGATCAACGTCCTCATCCGCTAG